One part of the Granulicella arctica genome encodes these proteins:
- a CDS encoding tetratricopeptide repeat protein, whose amino-acid sequence MSHSAIRRVPASVQSLRSRAVWLLLALVLAVAADAPSAASQAQAPATADDLKQVQQMIDKGHTDEALKRLDELAVTQPVVPGVHRLQGQAYYAANRFSDADSAFAAALVQDPHDLESTQMRGLTLFRMGKPAEAIPLLTAAHNWGPQTRVDPSYVLALCYLDTRRYDDARHSFALQYGFPPDSASSYLLAARMLFRRDFVPVAKDFAEKALALDPQLPLVHQLLGEIALAGNHLDEAIAEFEKERARNPLDGAVYDRLGDAYSRAGNYQPALESLQRAVLLEPYNSAPYILLGKVLLRQQVPANAAMYLEHAVGMDPGNYMAHSLLGQAYRSLGRTSDASRETQTAEKLQADTEPKLQNVK is encoded by the coding sequence ATGAGTCATTCCGCGATCCGCCGTGTTCCTGCTTCCGTGCAGAGCCTCCGCTCCCGCGCCGTGTGGCTGCTGCTGGCGCTTGTCCTTGCGGTCGCAGCGGATGCCCCAAGTGCGGCGAGTCAGGCGCAAGCTCCAGCGACCGCCGACGATCTCAAGCAAGTACAGCAGATGATCGACAAGGGCCATACCGATGAAGCCCTCAAGCGACTCGACGAGCTAGCCGTAACGCAACCCGTCGTGCCCGGAGTCCATCGGCTTCAGGGACAGGCGTACTACGCGGCGAACCGCTTTTCAGATGCCGATTCTGCCTTCGCCGCTGCGCTCGTGCAGGACCCGCACGACCTCGAATCGACGCAGATGCGCGGCCTGACGCTCTTCCGGATGGGCAAGCCCGCCGAGGCCATTCCGCTGCTCACCGCCGCGCACAACTGGGGTCCGCAGACCCGCGTCGATCCCAGCTACGTCCTCGCCCTCTGCTACCTCGATACGCGCCGCTATGACGATGCGCGCCACTCCTTCGCGCTCCAGTACGGCTTCCCACCTGACTCCGCCTCGTCGTATCTGCTCGCCGCACGCATGCTCTTCCGTCGCGATTTTGTTCCTGTCGCGAAGGATTTTGCCGAAAAGGCCCTCGCACTCGATCCTCAACTCCCCCTGGTCCATCAGCTTCTCGGCGAGATCGCTCTGGCAGGCAATCATCTCGACGAGGCTATCGCCGAGTTCGAAAAAGAGCGCGCCCGCAACCCGCTTGATGGCGCCGTCTACGATCGCCTCGGTGACGCGTACTCCCGTGCAGGCAACTACCAGCCCGCGCTCGAGTCCCTCCAGCGCGCCGTGCTGCTTGAGCCGTATAACTCTGCGCCCTACATCCTCCTCGGCAAAGTCCTTCTCCGTCAGCAGGTCCCCGCCAACGCCGCCATGTACCTCGAGCACGCCGTGGGCATGGACCCCGGCAACTACATGGCCCACAGCCTCCTCGGGCAGGCCTATCGCAGTCTCGGACGCACCTCCGACGCCTCACGCGAGACGCAAACAGCGGAGAAGCTACAGGCCGATACGGAACCCAAGCTACAGAATGTGAAGTAG
- a CDS encoding GntR family transcriptional regulator, whose amino-acid sequence MKSGRLHPGSTVSTRRSAASEPQSEAGKPLEIPKYRQVYEDLLSSIKSGTFRPGDRLPSEAELGKRYDTSRITVAKAVNELHLRGLVSRRAGSGTHVLAPARTTGHLFGLLIPDLGRTEIFEPICHGMMQSPLSKAHSLLWGHAMGDAALQEREAEQLCRQYIEQKVSGVFFAPLEFTPAKDAVNHRIVSALEKAGVAVVLLDRCYAPYPLRSKYDLVGIDNRRAGFLITQHLLRLGLRRIAFVAKPLSASTVVARIAGYREALFAYGIDMREDLVRRGDPDDPAFVEQVLQTCKPEAIVCANDAAAARLMTHLNAQGIRVPEDMRIVGIDDVKYAAMLPTPLTTQHQNCANIGAAALSAMLERLENPQLPTRDILLQTHTVVRRSCGAHLHAGKTLS is encoded by the coding sequence TTGAAATCTGGAAGACTACATCCCGGGAGTACGGTTTCCACGCGGCGAAGCGCAGCTTCTGAACCGCAGTCCGAGGCAGGCAAGCCGCTCGAGATCCCCAAGTATCGCCAGGTGTATGAAGATCTGCTTTCGTCGATCAAGTCCGGCACCTTCCGCCCAGGGGACAGGCTGCCGAGCGAGGCGGAGCTGGGGAAGCGATACGACACGTCGAGGATCACGGTCGCCAAGGCGGTCAATGAGCTGCACCTGCGCGGACTGGTCTCCCGGCGTGCGGGCTCTGGGACACATGTGCTCGCACCTGCTCGAACCACCGGCCACCTCTTCGGTCTGCTGATCCCCGATCTTGGACGCACGGAGATCTTCGAACCGATCTGCCATGGCATGATGCAGTCGCCGCTGTCGAAGGCACACTCCTTGCTGTGGGGCCATGCCATGGGCGACGCAGCGTTGCAGGAGCGCGAAGCCGAACAGTTGTGTCGGCAGTATATCGAGCAGAAGGTCTCTGGCGTGTTCTTCGCGCCGCTGGAGTTTACACCGGCGAAGGATGCCGTCAACCACCGCATCGTCAGTGCGCTCGAAAAGGCCGGTGTTGCCGTTGTACTGCTCGACCGCTGTTATGCGCCGTATCCGCTGCGGTCGAAGTACGATCTTGTCGGCATCGACAATCGCCGGGCAGGCTTCCTGATTACACAGCACCTGCTGCGCCTTGGCCTGAGGCGCATCGCCTTCGTCGCCAAGCCGCTCTCCGCGTCGACAGTCGTCGCACGCATCGCTGGTTATCGCGAGGCGCTGTTTGCCTACGGCATCGATATGCGTGAGGATCTTGTCCGGCGCGGCGATCCCGATGACCCGGCGTTCGTCGAGCAGGTGTTGCAGACGTGCAAGCCGGAGGCCATCGTCTGCGCGAACGACGCAGCGGCAGCACGCCTGATGACGCATTTGAATGCGCAAGGCATCCGCGTTCCTGAGGACATGCGCATCGTGGGTATCGACGATGTGAAGTACGCCGCTATGCTGCCGACACCGTTGACGACCCAGCACCAGAACTGCGCCAACATCGGTGCCGCGGCACTGAGCGCCATGCTGGAGCGGCTGGAGAATCCGCAGCTCCCGACACGCGACATCCTGCTCCAGACGCATACCGTGGTGCGGAGATCGTGCGGAGCCCATCTGCACGCCGGCAAGACGCTTAGCTAG
- a CDS encoding sugar porter family MFS transporter produces the protein MKMTPYLFKSTIVGALGGLLFGFDTAVIAGTTQQLTTVFHLTPYTLGLTVFIGLVGTVIGAMTAGVLGQKIGGREALRVMAILYTVSAIGTALAWDWPSLMVFRLIGGLGIGGSSVLGPVYLAELAPAKWRGRLVGLFQFNIVLGILLAYFSNFLISAYFLRHVDLFWMQWRWELGVAGLPSLLFLIMLYGIPRSSRWLVTQNKTDEALEVLKMMGSPDSEAELREIMDSIHMERGMAAEPLFKSAYRLPIFLAVSIGLFNQLSGINAILYYSNFIFAAAGFSQLSGALQTVIIGLINLLATLLGMSLIDKIGRKTLLLVGSVGTAVCLAGVAGIFFTNSHQDLLVWLLCGYITFFALSQGAVIWVYISEVFPTRVRAKGQSLGSSSHWIMNAIISLIFPILAKASGGIPFAFFAAMMALQFFVVLFIYPETKGITLEQLQHKLGIH, from the coding sequence ATGAAGATGACCCCGTACCTGTTCAAAAGCACCATAGTCGGCGCGCTCGGCGGCCTGTTGTTCGGATTCGATACGGCGGTGATCGCCGGAACCACGCAGCAACTGACGACGGTCTTCCATCTGACGCCGTATACGCTGGGGCTGACGGTCTTCATCGGCCTGGTCGGCACGGTGATCGGCGCGATGACGGCCGGGGTTCTGGGACAGAAGATCGGCGGCCGCGAGGCGCTGCGGGTGATGGCGATCCTGTATACGGTCTCTGCCATCGGCACGGCGCTCGCATGGGACTGGCCCTCGCTGATGGTCTTTCGTCTGATCGGCGGATTGGGAATCGGCGGCTCGTCGGTGCTGGGACCGGTGTATCTGGCAGAGCTGGCTCCGGCGAAGTGGCGCGGAAGACTAGTGGGGTTGTTCCAGTTCAACATCGTCCTCGGTATTCTGCTCGCGTACTTCTCGAACTTCTTGATCTCCGCTTACTTTCTTCGTCATGTTGATCTCTTCTGGATGCAGTGGCGCTGGGAGCTGGGCGTGGCGGGGCTTCCATCGCTGCTCTTCCTCATCATGCTGTACGGCATTCCGCGCAGTTCGCGCTGGCTGGTGACGCAGAACAAGACCGACGAGGCACTCGAAGTCCTGAAGATGATGGGCTCGCCCGACTCCGAGGCGGAGCTGCGCGAGATCATGGACTCGATCCACATGGAACGCGGCATGGCGGCCGAACCGCTCTTCAAGTCAGCCTATCGCCTGCCCATCTTTCTTGCCGTGTCCATCGGACTCTTCAATCAGCTCTCAGGCATCAACGCGATCCTCTACTACTCGAACTTCATCTTCGCGGCGGCGGGCTTCAGCCAACTCTCGGGTGCATTGCAGACTGTCATCATCGGCTTGATTAATCTATTGGCCACGCTGCTGGGCATGTCGCTGATCGACAAGATCGGGCGCAAGACGCTGCTGCTGGTCGGCAGCGTGGGCACAGCGGTCTGCCTTGCAGGTGTTGCGGGAATCTTCTTCACCAACAGTCATCAGGATCTGCTGGTGTGGCTGCTGTGCGGATACATCACCTTCTTCGCGCTCTCGCAGGGCGCGGTTATCTGGGTGTATATCTCGGAGGTATTTCCGACGCGTGTGCGGGCCAAGGGGCAGAGCCTTGGCTCTTCGTCGCACTGGATCATGAATGCGATTATCTCGTTGATCTTCCCCATCCTGGCGAAGGCTTCGGGTGGCATTCCCTTCGCGTTCTTCGCGGCGATGATGGCGCTTCAGTTCTTCGTTGTGCTGTTCATCTATCCGGAGACGAAGGGCATCACGCTCGAGCAGTTGCAGCACAAGCTCGGCATCCACTAA
- a CDS encoding glycoside hydrolase family 13 protein yields MISHQQRKSKIFHGFILITAAAIASITSLCCTPALAEMPSASYALAKHSANDPWWKHAVIYEIYPRSFQDSNHDGIGDLNGITSRLGYLQSLGIDAVWLSPIYPSPQVDFGYDISDYENIDAQYGTLADFDKLLAEAKKHDIRIVMDMVLNHTSDKHPWFEESKSSRTNPKADWYCWQDPKGYDANGKPIPPNNWISGFGGSAWEWVPERKQFYYHMFYKQQPDLNWRNPAVEKAMFDSMRFWLDRGVAGFRLDAIPTLFEDLQLRDEPETGGTNAQGDPNLSDIYTSNLPEVHDVIRRMRTMVESYPGDRVLIGETYLPNVQELDKWYGGDKHDELQLPMDMQVGFTNKLDANLLRQRINDAETKIGANQPLFVFDNHDNHRSWERYGDGVHNEAISKILATLLLTSRSTALMYYGEELGMVTSTPTHREDVKDPIGITGWPKEEGRDGERTPMQWDDTQDAGFSDAAKTWLPVASDYTTINMKSEESEPTSMLNWYKELIELRRKNRAIHYGAMVMLDESNPSVLSFIRKGPGGKASVVVAVNCTSEPQSVSLNAQAAGVSGTAVKTLATDAPSLKGASSLNNITLPPFSSWVASIQ; encoded by the coding sequence TTGATCAGCCACCAGCAGCGCAAATCAAAGATTTTCCATGGATTCATACTCATCACCGCAGCCGCGATTGCGTCGATCACATCGCTGTGCTGCACACCAGCCTTGGCCGAGATGCCGAGTGCCTCGTATGCTCTTGCTAAGCACTCGGCCAATGACCCCTGGTGGAAGCACGCGGTCATCTATGAGATCTATCCGCGCAGCTTTCAGGACTCGAACCATGATGGCATCGGCGATCTGAACGGCATCACGAGCCGCCTCGGCTATCTACAGTCGCTGGGCATCGATGCGGTGTGGCTCTCGCCGATCTATCCGTCGCCGCAGGTGGACTTCGGTTACGACATCTCCGACTACGAGAATATCGATGCGCAGTACGGCACGCTCGCCGACTTCGACAAGCTTCTCGCTGAGGCAAAGAAACACGACATCCGCATCGTCATGGATATGGTGCTGAACCATACCTCGGATAAACATCCGTGGTTCGAGGAGTCGAAGAGCTCGCGTACGAATCCGAAGGCCGACTGGTACTGCTGGCAGGATCCCAAGGGCTACGATGCGAACGGCAAGCCGATTCCGCCAAACAACTGGATCAGCGGCTTCGGCGGCTCTGCGTGGGAGTGGGTTCCCGAGCGCAAACAGTTTTACTACCACATGTTCTACAAGCAGCAGCCGGATCTGAACTGGCGCAACCCCGCGGTCGAGAAGGCGATGTTCGACTCGATGCGCTTCTGGCTGGATCGCGGCGTAGCCGGCTTTCGGCTCGATGCAATTCCGACACTCTTTGAAGACCTGCAGCTTCGCGACGAGCCTGAGACAGGCGGCACAAACGCGCAAGGCGATCCGAACCTGAGCGACATCTACACGAGCAACCTGCCTGAGGTGCATGACGTCATCCGCCGGATGCGAACGATGGTTGAGTCCTATCCCGGCGATCGCGTGCTGATTGGTGAGACCTATCTCCCGAACGTTCAGGAGCTCGACAAGTGGTACGGTGGCGACAAGCACGATGAGCTGCAACTGCCGATGGATATGCAGGTCGGCTTCACCAACAAGCTCGACGCAAACCTGTTGCGCCAACGCATCAACGATGCCGAGACGAAGATCGGCGCCAATCAACCACTGTTCGTCTTCGACAACCACGATAACCATCGCAGCTGGGAGCGCTACGGCGACGGCGTTCACAACGAAGCTATCTCCAAGATACTGGCAACTCTGCTGCTCACCTCTCGCTCAACGGCCTTGATGTACTACGGTGAAGAGCTGGGCATGGTGACCTCCACGCCAACGCATCGCGAAGACGTGAAAGACCCCATCGGCATCACCGGCTGGCCGAAGGAGGAGGGCCGCGACGGTGAGCGTACGCCTATGCAGTGGGACGACACGCAAGACGCGGGCTTTAGTGATGCGGCGAAGACGTGGCTTCCTGTCGCGTCCGACTACACTACCATCAACATGAAGTCTGAGGAGTCCGAGCCGACCTCGATGTTGAACTGGTACAAGGAGCTGATCGAGCTGCGCCGGAAAAATCGCGCGATCCACTATGGTGCAATGGTGATGCTCGACGAGAGTAATCCGTCGGTGCTCTCGTTTATCCGCAAAGGCCCTGGTGGAAAAGCATCGGTCGTCGTTGCGGTGAACTGCACCAGCGAGCCCCAGTCGGTGTCGCTCAATGCACAAGCTGCCGGAGTGAGCGGGACAGCGGTGAAGACGCTCGCGACCGACGCGCCATCGCTCAAAGGAGCGTCCAGCCTGAACAACATTACGCTGCCCCCGTTTTCGTCGTGGGTCGCGTCGATCCAGTAA
- a CDS encoding trehalase family glycosidase gives MNRFVRRCSLLLPLVASLAVAQVSTTDADANTKVLTYIQGGWDTLSRSMSECKSVVDSKVSTTPILYLPAGIATPSSVVAMQQQCKVEVEHLPRKIARMGDVSVAEIPKEGLLYLPNRYVVPGGRFNEMYGWDSYFILLGLVASHRTDLAKGMLENFFFEIENYGAILNANRTYFFTRSQPPFLSSMIREVYEHPGDTPLSKAWLTTAYGYAERDYQLWTHAPHLAGDTGLARYEDIGAGPVPEMADDNGYYPDVIRWLLAHPDVHTDYLVDAPDDPTPSQAAELVKTSCDIAASHVCARAHVDGHRLSADYYRGDRAMRESGFDTSFRFGPFSGSTDHYAPVCLNSLLYKYERDMAHFATLLGRKSEATAWEKRADARRDAVNKYLWHAGKGLYEDFDFSTGKPSTYDYITTFYPLWAGLASPEQAKAVAQHLALFEHEGGVAMSEDASGVQWDLPFGWAPTNWLAVSGLAHYGYTDDADRVSRKFMTTVRQNFLLDGTIREKYNVVSGSANVKVAAGYKSNVVGFGWTNGVYLKMNDLLRHAPSPMPAP, from the coding sequence ATGAATCGTTTCGTCCGCAGATGTTCGTTGCTGCTTCCCCTTGTTGCTTCTCTCGCAGTGGCACAAGTTTCAACAACCGATGCTGACGCGAATACGAAGGTGCTCACCTACATTCAGGGTGGATGGGATACGCTCTCGCGGTCGATGTCCGAGTGCAAGTCGGTCGTCGATTCCAAAGTGTCGACGACGCCGATCCTGTACCTTCCCGCAGGCATAGCGACTCCCTCCTCCGTCGTTGCCATGCAGCAACAGTGCAAGGTGGAGGTCGAGCATCTGCCGCGCAAGATCGCTCGCATGGGCGATGTGTCCGTGGCTGAGATCCCGAAGGAGGGTCTGCTGTATCTGCCCAACCGCTATGTCGTGCCTGGTGGCCGCTTTAACGAGATGTATGGGTGGGACAGCTACTTCATCCTGCTTGGCCTGGTCGCGAGTCATCGCACCGATCTCGCGAAGGGCATGCTCGAAAACTTCTTCTTCGAGATCGAAAACTACGGCGCAATCCTGAACGCGAATCGCACCTACTTCTTCACGCGCTCGCAGCCTCCGTTTCTCAGCTCGATGATCCGTGAGGTGTATGAACACCCGGGCGATACGCCGCTTTCGAAGGCATGGCTGACCACTGCCTACGGGTACGCCGAGCGCGACTACCAGCTCTGGACACATGCGCCGCATCTGGCCGGAGACACCGGCCTCGCTCGCTATGAAGACATCGGCGCTGGCCCTGTGCCCGAGATGGCGGACGATAACGGCTACTACCCCGATGTGATCCGCTGGCTTCTCGCGCATCCCGATGTGCATACGGACTATCTCGTCGATGCGCCCGACGATCCCACGCCCTCGCAGGCTGCTGAGCTTGTAAAGACGAGCTGCGATATCGCCGCCTCCCATGTCTGCGCACGTGCCCACGTCGATGGCCATCGCCTTAGCGCCGATTACTATCGTGGCGATCGTGCGATGCGCGAGTCCGGTTTCGATACCAGCTTCCGCTTCGGTCCCTTCAGCGGATCAACTGATCACTATGCTCCGGTCTGCCTGAACAGCCTGCTCTACAAGTACGAGCGCGACATGGCTCACTTCGCAACACTGCTCGGGCGCAAGTCCGAAGCAACCGCGTGGGAGAAGCGCGCCGACGCCCGGCGCGATGCGGTCAACAAGTATCTCTGGCACGCGGGCAAGGGACTCTACGAAGACTTCGACTTCAGCACCGGCAAGCCCTCAACCTATGACTACATCACCACCTTCTACCCACTCTGGGCCGGGCTCGCAAGCCCCGAACAGGCGAAGGCGGTCGCACAGCATCTCGCACTCTTCGAGCATGAGGGCGGAGTCGCGATGAGCGAGGACGCCTCCGGTGTCCAGTGGGACCTTCCCTTCGGCTGGGCTCCCACCAACTGGCTCGCCGTCAGCGGCCTCGCGCACTATGGCTATACTGACGACGCGGATCGCGTATCGCGCAAGTTCATGACGACGGTGCGGCAGAACTTCCTTCTCGATGGAACGATCCGCGAGAAGTACAACGTCGTCAGCGGCTCGGCAAATGTGAAGGTCGCCGCCGGATACAAAAGCAACGTCGTCGGCTTCGGCTGGACCAACGGCGTGTACCTGAAGATGAACGATCTTCTGCGGCACGCGCCTTCGCCCATGCCCGCACCCTGA
- a CDS encoding tetratricopeptide repeat protein: protein MHSLVYLALLLQTQQQIQSADVAFRAGYAAMAQGDLAHAEAEFARVVRLTPKVAVGHSAYGAVLLAEGKSAAALPELEQAHRLDAKDETATLNLAAAYSDQRRYAESITMFHALRPETSLTPEASIAYATALAATGGLTEATKQLQQTLTANPQSAALQDALGTVLAQQQRYSEAQDCFEQAIALDTHSASAHQHLGSLYLLQQKIDAAISELSTAATLTPGNLQTLLQLGRAQMTARQDEAAVMTLTRARQLAPASTEAGYTLALALQNAGRSKEALPLFATAAAASPNDNAALTNYALALVQTGDAKQAVALYERALALDGSNPLLREDLGVAYLQQSDLDHAIAQFQAGLALPNEGAPMTPELHYDLGLAWKLKDKLPEAIAEFELAAKADPSLPDPHYTLGVLYMQTGKFAEAAAQIERVATMSPGNGEAWSILGNIYKEMEQPDKAVPALRRAIELLPTQPSPHITLAAILSQQGDREGAAAERKKGAELSRIAVSRQRADFALKSGAELLKEGKLDEAIAQLQTAIAADPTYAAPHSVLAETLARQGNAGEAALERQKATALERPQP, encoded by the coding sequence ATGCACTCTCTTGTCTACCTCGCCCTGCTGCTACAAACCCAGCAGCAGATCCAGTCCGCGGACGTGGCCTTTCGCGCAGGTTATGCGGCGATGGCGCAGGGAGATCTCGCTCACGCAGAGGCTGAGTTCGCCCGTGTCGTGCGCCTCACTCCAAAGGTTGCAGTCGGACACAGCGCTTATGGAGCCGTGTTGCTGGCGGAGGGAAAATCTGCTGCCGCTCTGCCGGAGCTCGAACAGGCACATCGTCTCGATGCGAAGGATGAGACAGCAACGCTGAACCTCGCCGCTGCGTACAGCGATCAGCGGCGCTACGCTGAGTCGATCACAATGTTCCACGCGCTTCGCCCGGAGACGAGCCTGACGCCCGAAGCATCCATCGCCTATGCCACTGCGCTCGCCGCTACCGGCGGCCTGACCGAGGCAACCAAACAGTTGCAGCAGACCCTCACTGCGAATCCTCAAAGTGCAGCGCTACAGGACGCGCTGGGCACCGTGCTCGCCCAGCAGCAGCGCTATTCAGAGGCGCAGGACTGCTTCGAGCAGGCAATCGCTCTCGATACGCACTCCGCCTCCGCGCACCAGCATCTCGGCTCCTTATATCTGTTGCAGCAGAAGATCGATGCAGCGATCTCGGAGCTGAGCACCGCCGCTACTCTTACTCCTGGCAATCTCCAGACATTGCTTCAGCTCGGTCGAGCACAGATGACAGCGCGACAGGATGAGGCCGCAGTCATGACGTTGACTCGCGCTCGGCAACTCGCGCCGGCATCGACTGAAGCTGGATACACGCTCGCGCTGGCCCTGCAAAACGCAGGCCGCAGCAAAGAGGCGCTTCCTCTTTTTGCGACTGCTGCCGCAGCAAGTCCAAACGACAACGCTGCCCTCACCAACTACGCTCTTGCACTCGTGCAGACCGGCGATGCCAAGCAAGCCGTCGCGCTCTATGAACGCGCTCTCGCCCTCGATGGCAGCAACCCGCTGCTGCGCGAAGATCTCGGTGTGGCCTATCTCCAGCAGAGCGATCTGGACCATGCCATCGCGCAGTTTCAGGCTGGGCTCGCGCTACCCAATGAAGGCGCGCCTATGACACCGGAGCTGCACTACGACCTTGGGCTCGCGTGGAAGCTCAAGGACAAGCTCCCCGAGGCCATCGCGGAGTTCGAGCTTGCCGCAAAGGCAGATCCATCCCTGCCCGATCCACACTACACACTTGGCGTTCTCTATATGCAGACCGGGAAGTTTGCCGAGGCCGCTGCCCAGATAGAGAGGGTCGCCACGATGAGCCCCGGCAACGGTGAGGCATGGTCGATCCTCGGCAACATCTATAAGGAGATGGAGCAGCCGGACAAAGCCGTTCCTGCACTGCGTCGCGCCATCGAGCTGTTGCCCACACAGCCCAGCCCACACATCACCTTAGCCGCGATTCTCTCGCAACAGGGCGACCGCGAAGGAGCAGCGGCGGAGCGCAAGAAAGGCGCGGAGCTCAGCCGCATCGCCGTCAGCCGCCAGCGCGCCGACTTCGCACTGAAGAGCGGAGCCGAGTTGTTGAAGGAGGGCAAGCTCGACGAAGCGATCGCTCAGTTGCAAACCGCAATCGCAGCCGACCCCACCTATGCTGCGCCGCACAGCGTGCTGGCCGAGACCTTGGCTCGGCAAGGTAACGCAGGCGAAGCAGCACTCGAACGACAGAAAGCTACAGCGCTCGAAAGACCGCAGCCATAA